GTCCGAACCCGGGCCGTAGGGTTGGTTTCGCTGGCTTCGTGGCCGGTCAGAAGACGTTTGAGCACCTGGAGGAGTTATGGCCGAGACAAGTTTGCAGGACCGGGCCGTGGCGCTGCTGGCGCTACACCGGCCCGGTAACCCGGTGGTGTTGCCGACGGTCTGGGACGCCTGGTCGGCCAAGCTCGCGGTGGATGCCGGGTTCTCCGCGCTCACCGTCGGGAGCCACCCGGTGGCCGAATCGATCGGTAAAGCTGACGGCGAGGTGATGTCGTTCGAGGATCTGCTCACCCGGGTACGCCAGATCACCGACGCAGTCGATGTGCCGGTTTCGGTGGACATCGAGTCCGGGTACGGCGAGCGCCCGGAGCGGCTCGTCGAGGGCCTTCTCGACGTCGGCGCGGTCGGGTTCAACATCGAGGACACCGTTCACAAGGAGGGCAAGCGGCTGCGCAGTTCCGCCGAGCATGCTGAGCTGGTGCGCCAGTTGCGCGCAGCCTCCGACGCCGCGGGCGTGCACCTGGTGATCAACGCGCGGACCGACCTGTTCCTGCGCAACGACGGGGATGAGGCCGACCGCGTGGACCGCGCCATCGCCCGCCTTTCCGAGGCCGCCGCTGCCGGTGCTGATTCGTTGTTCCCGCCCGCTCTGCGTGAGCCGGAAGCGTTGGCGCGCTTGGTGTCCGAGGTCCCCTTACCGGTCAGCGTGACGGTTCCGGCCGACACCGCCGACCTGGCCCAGCTCGCCGCTGCGGGGGTGGGACGCATTACCTTCGGGCCGTTCCTGCAGGCCGCGTTGAGCGCACGGGCCAAGGAGTTGCTGGGGCGCTGGCAGTAGCGGCGCCGGGCGGCTGCCGGCCGGCGCGAACTGATCAGGCATTTTGCGCGAACTTCCGCTTCTCGGCGTGCGTTCTGTGCCAATAATGACGCACTGATACGTCGAGCAGGCGGGATGCAGCGATGGGTTGGCGCATACGAAGTGTGGTGACAGTGGTTGCGGCCGGTGGGCTGGTGCTCAGTGGAGTCGGCGTGGCGCCGGCCGGGGCGACGACGCTGGTGCCGTTGTCGAATTCCATCCGGGGATGCGATTTCACCAAGGCGTTGTTCCTGGGCGGCATGGGTTCGGGTTCCGGCTCCGGCCGGGCCAGTATCGGCGCCGACGGTTCGCACGTCGGTGCCGAGGTTTCGTTGCAGTCGGCCACGCCCGACACCGACTACCGGGTCAGGCTGATTCAGCTGCCACGGTCGTCGGTGGCGACGTGCAATGTCGGAGACCCCGGTGTGGCGGGC
The window above is part of the Mycolicibacterium fortuitum subsp. fortuitum genome. Proteins encoded here:
- a CDS encoding isocitrate lyase/PEP mutase family protein, producing the protein MAETSLQDRAVALLALHRPGNPVVLPTVWDAWSAKLAVDAGFSALTVGSHPVAESIGKADGEVMSFEDLLTRVRQITDAVDVPVSVDIESGYGERPERLVEGLLDVGAVGFNIEDTVHKEGKRLRSSAEHAELVRQLRAASDAAGVHLVINARTDLFLRNDGDEADRVDRAIARLSEAAAAGADSLFPPALREPEALARLVSEVPLPVSVTVPADTADLAQLAAAGVGRITFGPFLQAALSARAKELLGRWQ